One Mya arenaria isolate MELC-2E11 chromosome 5, ASM2691426v1 genomic window carries:
- the LOC128234455 gene encoding uncharacterized protein LOC128234455 yields MEVNLQKMPSKPTLKNAVCIISFDSSNLDEYSGIIKETVSQIGGVSFRTHVIRKHKDIPKLPQCKLYIMCVEFTERHVIIEEQGLGLGDLKLTSYRGVRKLGGALVILYIHDPGSRRLTDDQLYSDGFYCVKKQQELKELCELDRFISAHKKLNTAQKKALETAITDELNLQAAR; encoded by the exons ATGGAAGTTAACCTTCAGAAAATGCCTAGCAAACCAACGCTAAAAAACGCCGTTTGTATTATAAGTTTTGATTCGAGCAATTTGGATGAGTACAGCGGAATAATCAAGGAGACGGTCAGTCAAATTGGAGGGGTTTCTTTCCGCACACATGTCATCAGAAAGCACAAGGATATACCTAAACTTCCGCAATGCAAACTGTACATAATGTGTGTGGAGTTCACAGAAAG gcACGTGATAATAGAGGAACAAGGTTTGGGACTTGGCGACCTAAAGCTAACTTCATATCGGGGTGTTAGGAAGTTAGGAG GAGCTTTGGTGATATTGTACATACATGACCCCGGCTCGAGGCGCCTAACAGACGACCAGCTATACAGTGATGGTTTTTATTGTGTGAAGAAACAACAAGAACTGAAGGAATTATGTGAACTAGATCGGTTCATAAGTGCACACAAGAAATTAAACACAGCACAAAAGAAGGCTTTGGAAACTGCTATAACTGATGAGCTTAATTTACAGGCCGCGAGGTAG
- the LOC128234449 gene encoding uncharacterized protein LOC128234449 isoform X1, whose product MDNKENMKDDGAEDALLQAKSKKGTVSSKGGQNANEFGENTAGLTQAKAEEHDKNQKRGEQSNIEEGQPNGQGEAVVLPSTTADSDIKESDPSKSNNSTIATKNSQDNDGKSAETSINEGDFEEEQHTNGQRKSVNSAGQKYSTSPNSDKDSTPNLSEPTNGNNSTKMDTDGAKSGSKTVWGLRLDLLLLTIGDVIAAVILRLPLGAQQVAIENPAIQKQLRDLENQFNRQFNKVKSKMEDLKSEVEAINEEMKKANNTVLEVRESSKTAEEKVDQTNANLKIVHQHLFNKDALTAAILILFFLII is encoded by the exons ATGGATAACAAGGAAAATATGAAAGATGATGGTGCAGAAGACGCGTTGTTACAGGCCAAAAGCAAAAAAGG TACAGTGTCATCAAAGGGCGGTCAAAATGCAAATGAATTTGGTGAGAACACTGCTGGTTTAACACAAGCAAAAGCCGAAGAGCATGATAAAAATCAAAAAAGAGGTGAGCAAAGTAATATAGAGGAAGGACAGCCAAACGGCCAAGGTGAAGCAGTCGTATTACCTTCAACAACTGCTGACAGTGATATAAAGGAATCGGATCCGAGTAAAAGCAACAACAG CACGATTGCAACAAAGAACAGTCAGGATAATGATGGGAAAAGTGCTGAGACAAGTATTAATGAAGGAGATTTTGAAGAAGAACAACATACAAATGGTCAACGCAAATCCGTCAACTCAGCTGGACAAAAATATTCAACCTCACCTAATAGTGACAAAGACAGTACACCAAATCTATCGGAACCGACCAATGGCAACAACAG CACTAAGATGGACACAGACGGTGCCAAGAGTGGATCGAAAACAGTATGGGGACTACGATTGGACCTCTT attgctgacaattgGCGATGTTATTGCTGCGGTTATATTGAGGCTTCCGCTCGGCGCACAACAAGTGGCGATAGAAAATCCAGctattcaaaaacaattgaGGGACCTTGAAAACCAATTTAACAGACaatttaataaagttaaaagcAAAATGGAAGATCTGAAATCTGAG GTCGAAGCAATCAACGAGGAAATGAAAAAGGCGAACAATACGGTTTTAGAAGTAAGAGAAAGTTCTAAAACTGCGGAAGAAAAGGTTgatcaaacaaatgcaaatCTGAAAATCGTACACCAACATCTGTTTAACAAGG ATGCCTTGACAGCTGCcatcttaattttattctttttgatAATTTGA
- the LOC128234449 gene encoding uncharacterized protein LOC128234449 isoform X2: MDNKENMKDDGAEDALLQAKSKKGTVSSKGGQNANEFGENTAGLTQAKAEEHDKNQKRGEQSNIEEGQPNGQGEAVVLPSTTADSDIKESDPSKSNNSTKMDTDGAKSGSKTVWGLRLDLLLLTIGDVIAAVILRLPLGAQQVAIENPAIQKQLRDLENQFNRQFNKVKSKMEDLKSEVEAINEEMKKANNTVLEVRESSKTAEEKVDQTNANLKIVHQHLFNKDALTAAILILFFLII, from the exons ATGGATAACAAGGAAAATATGAAAGATGATGGTGCAGAAGACGCGTTGTTACAGGCCAAAAGCAAAAAAGG TACAGTGTCATCAAAGGGCGGTCAAAATGCAAATGAATTTGGTGAGAACACTGCTGGTTTAACACAAGCAAAAGCCGAAGAGCATGATAAAAATCAAAAAAGAGGTGAGCAAAGTAATATAGAGGAAGGACAGCCAAACGGCCAAGGTGAAGCAGTCGTATTACCTTCAACAACTGCTGACAGTGATATAAAGGAATCGGATCCGAGTAAAAGCAACAACAG CACTAAGATGGACACAGACGGTGCCAAGAGTGGATCGAAAACAGTATGGGGACTACGATTGGACCTCTT attgctgacaattgGCGATGTTATTGCTGCGGTTATATTGAGGCTTCCGCTCGGCGCACAACAAGTGGCGATAGAAAATCCAGctattcaaaaacaattgaGGGACCTTGAAAACCAATTTAACAGACaatttaataaagttaaaagcAAAATGGAAGATCTGAAATCTGAG GTCGAAGCAATCAACGAGGAAATGAAAAAGGCGAACAATACGGTTTTAGAAGTAAGAGAAAGTTCTAAAACTGCGGAAGAAAAGGTTgatcaaacaaatgcaaatCTGAAAATCGTACACCAACATCTGTTTAACAAGG ATGCCTTGACAGCTGCcatcttaattttattctttttgatAATTTGA
- the LOC128234451 gene encoding cingulin-like: MTACGCIILMQIFIVVVAVFGQFLFYKQGTDIQNDIKTRQFKSDSQDTDIQQQINKLIGTNKLLSQRVNQTSAEVDELKSDFHINFDNFNSTQESLNKVVGKLQGISVIAEKAQATNEQLNAKLKLLEKHHLNKSTILKKDLSDIRATVSNTTNAIALLSKHVQHIGTETNELKLLLNENEDKFKEMRELLREVDGRVQVVRSIAAKAQEMNDQSNTKLKLMEEHLFNKDALTAAILILFSLIIGLLMYMLNLRSAVEQMRENTNYLYPK; encoded by the exons ATGACAGCTTGTGGGTGCATCAT ATTGATGCAAATCTTCATTGTCGTTGTTGCGGTTTTTGGGCAGTTTCTGTTCTACAAACAAGGTACGGATATTCAAAATGACATAAAGACTCGGCAGTTTAAATCCGACTCGCAAGATACTGATATTCagcaacaaataaacaaactgatAGGAACAAATAAACTACTTTCTCAGCGTGTAAATCAGACAAGTGCAGAAGTAGATGAACTTAAGTCAGActttcatattaattttgacaatttcaatAGCACTCAAGagtctttaaacaaagtagTTGGAAAGCTACAAGGTATAAGTGTTATTGCAGAAAAGGCACAGGCAACGAATGAGCAATTAAACGCTAAACTGAAACTCCTTGAAAAACACCATTTAAACAAAAGTACGATCTTGAAAAAGGATTTGTCTGATATACGTGCAACTGTTTCAAACACAACAAATGCTATTGCGCTGTTGTCTAAACATGTTCAGCATATTGGTACGGAAACAAATGAGCTGAAATTGCTTCTTAACGAAAATGAAGATAAATTCAAGGAAATGCGAGAGTTATTGAGAGAGGTGGACGGAAGGGTACAAGTTGTTAGAAGCATTGCAGCAAAAGCACAAGAAATGAATGATCAATCAAACACTAAGCTGAAACTGATGGAAGAACATCTATTTAACAAAG atgCACTGACAGCTGCTATCCTGATTTTATTCTCTTTAATAATTGGACTCTTGATGTACATGTTGAATCTAAGATCTGCTGTAGAACAGATGCGggaaaacacaaattatttgtaTCCCAAATGA
- the LOC128234452 gene encoding uncharacterized protein LOC128234452 has protein sequence MSAVLGIILMSAAIVFVAVLLQFRFESQYTDIQKQFNELKDTVDKLSVHIQLIGNDTEALKSDFHNSLVKINSFQESLDKVGENVQDVSNIAEKAKEMNDHSIATLKLLEQNIYNKSSMMTNERSEILAIVANNTGDIAMLSGHVKQMDAETIDLKSKFHEHEGKVKAMEESLGKVDGKFKEVKNIAAIAQNMNDQSTVKLKLVEGYLFNKDALTATILILFFLIMGLWIYVLKIK, from the exons ATGTCAGCTGTTTTGGGAATCAT actGATGTCAGccgctattgtttttgttgcgGTTCTTTTGCAGTTTCGGTTCGAGTCGCAGTATACtgatattcaaaaacaatttaacgAACTTAAAGATACAGTTGATAAACTATCTGTTCATATACAGCTGATTGGTAATGATACCGAAGCTCTTAAATCTGACTTCCATAATAGCCTCGtaaagatcaatagttttcaagagTCATTAGACAAAGTTGGTGAAAATGTGCAAGATGTAAGCAATATTGCTGAAAAGGCGAAAGAGATGAATGATCACTCCATCGCTACACTAAAACTCCtggaacaaaatatatataacaaaagtagtATGATGACAAATGAAAGATCAGAAATACTTGCAATTGTCGCAAATAATACAGGTGATATTGCGATGTTATCCGGACATGTTAAGCAGATGGATGCGGAAACAATTGATCTCAAATCAAAATTTCACGAGCATGAAGGTAAAGTGAAGGCAATGGAAGAATCTTTGGGAAAAGTAGATGGGAAGTTTAAAGAGGTTAAAAACATTGCGGCGATAGCTCAAAACATGAATGATCAATCAACAGTGAAACTGAAGCTCGTGGAAGGATATCTGTTTAACAAAG ATGCGCTGACAGCTACTATCCTGATTTTATTCTTTTTGATAATGGGACTGTGGATATACGTGCTAAAAATTAAGTAG